One genomic region from Siniperca chuatsi isolate FFG_IHB_CAS linkage group LG18, ASM2008510v1, whole genome shotgun sequence encodes:
- the lman2la gene encoding lectin, mannose-binding 2-like a isoform X4, which translates to MQVHFKIHGQGKKNLNGDGLAIWYTKERMQKGPVFGNMDNFTGLGVFVDTYPNEEKHLEAQKKRYTPRAQRIFPVVLAMVGNGSISYDHERDGRPTELGGCNAMVRNLKHDTFLFIRYIRRRLTVMIDIDGQHEWRDCLDLPGVRLPQGYYFGATAITGDLSDNHDIISLKLYQLTVLRSKKEEEEEEEEITIPSVDNIELLRLGQTEEGMSGVAIFFTVLFSMLGCIFLIVIGLVVYSHWNESRRKRFY; encoded by the exons ATGCAGGTGCACTTTAAGATTCACGGGCAAGGGAAGAAGAACCTGAACGGTGATGGGTTGGCCATTTGGTACACTAAGGAACGTATGCAGAAAG GTCCTGTATTTGGAAATATGGACAACTTCACTGGCTTGGGTGTGTTTGTGGACACGTATCCCAATGAGGAGAAACACCTAGAG GCGCAGAAGAAAAGATATACTCCTCGCGCACAG AGGATCTTCCCGGTCGTCCTGGCCATGGTTGGGAACGGCAGCATCAGCTACGACCACGAGCGGGACGGTCGGCCCACAGAGCTGGGCGGCTGCAACGCCATGGTGCGCAACCTCAAACATGACACCTTCCTCTTCATCCGATACATCCGCCGTAGGCTCACG GTGATGATCGACATCGACGGGCAACATGAGTGGAGGGACTGCCTGGACTTACCCGGGGTGCGACTTCCCCAAGGCTATTACTTTGGAGCTACAGCCATCACTGGAGACCTCTCAG ATAACCATGATATCATTTCCTTGAAACTCTACCAACTGACGGTGTTGCGGAGtaaaaaggaagaggaagaggaggaggaggagataacCATACCCAGTGTAGATAACATTGAACTACTCAGAT TGGGTCAGACTGAAGAAGGGATGAGTGGAGTAGCTATTTTCTTCACCGTGCTCTTCTCCATGCTGGGTTGTATCTTCCTCATCGTCATTGGCCTGGTGGTCTACAGCCACTGGAACGAGAGCCGTCGCAAGCGGTTCTactga
- the lman2la gene encoding lectin, mannose-binding 2-like a isoform X2: protein MAAVSSNHHYRESKTPFRRKIMPFKSYWSFAFLILTASKFCFADDDHEMEEFLKREYSLSKPYQGVGSLGSSHWELMGDAMVTTDQVRLTPDMQSRQGAVWSRIPCHLKDWEMQVHFKIHGQGKKNLNGDGLAIWYTKERMQKGPVFGNMDNFTGLGVFVDTYPNEEKHLERIFPVVLAMVGNGSISYDHERDGRPTELGGCNAMVRNLKHDTFLFIRYIRRRLTVMIDIDGQHEWRDCLDLPGVRLPQGYYFGATAITGDLSDNHDIISLKLYQLTVLRSKKEEEEEEEEITIPSVDNIELLRLGQTEEGMSGVAIFFTVLFSMLGCIFLIVIGLVVYSHWNESRRKRFY from the exons ATGGCTGCCGTCAGCAGCAACCATCATTACAGGGAGTCCAAAACACCATTCAGACGGAAAATAATGCCTTTTAAATCATACTGGTCTTTCGCGTTTCTTATTCTTACTGCAAGTAAGTTTTGTTTTGCCGACGATGATCATGAAATGGAGGAGTTTTTGAAGCGGGAGTATTCCCTTTCCAAGCCTTACCAAG GTGTGGGATCCTTAGGCTCCTCCCACTGGGAGTTGATGGGGGATGCCATGGTAACCACCGACCAGGTGCGCCTCACACCCGACATGCAGAGCAGGCAGGGGGCAGTATGGAGCCGCATT cCTTGCCATCTGAAGGACTGGGAGATGCAGGTGCACTTTAAGATTCACGGGCAAGGGAAGAAGAACCTGAACGGTGATGGGTTGGCCATTTGGTACACTAAGGAACGTATGCAGAAAG GTCCTGTATTTGGAAATATGGACAACTTCACTGGCTTGGGTGTGTTTGTGGACACGTATCCCAATGAGGAGAAACACCTAGAG AGGATCTTCCCGGTCGTCCTGGCCATGGTTGGGAACGGCAGCATCAGCTACGACCACGAGCGGGACGGTCGGCCCACAGAGCTGGGCGGCTGCAACGCCATGGTGCGCAACCTCAAACATGACACCTTCCTCTTCATCCGATACATCCGCCGTAGGCTCACG GTGATGATCGACATCGACGGGCAACATGAGTGGAGGGACTGCCTGGACTTACCCGGGGTGCGACTTCCCCAAGGCTATTACTTTGGAGCTACAGCCATCACTGGAGACCTCTCAG ATAACCATGATATCATTTCCTTGAAACTCTACCAACTGACGGTGTTGCGGAGtaaaaaggaagaggaagaggaggaggaggagataacCATACCCAGTGTAGATAACATTGAACTACTCAGAT TGGGTCAGACTGAAGAAGGGATGAGTGGAGTAGCTATTTTCTTCACCGTGCTCTTCTCCATGCTGGGTTGTATCTTCCTCATCGTCATTGGCCTGGTGGTCTACAGCCACTGGAACGAGAGCCGTCGCAAGCGGTTCTactga
- the lman2la gene encoding lectin, mannose-binding 2-like a isoform X3: protein MAAVSSNHHYRESKTPFRRKIMPFKSYWSFAFLILTASKFCFADDDHEMEEFLKREYSLSKPYQGVGSLGSSHWELMGDAMVTTDQVRLTPDMQSRQGAVWSRIPCHLKDWEMQVHFKIHGQGKKNLNGDGLAIWYTKERMQKGPVFGNMDNFTGLGVFVDTYPNEEKHLEAQKKRYTPRAQRIFPVVLAMVGNGSISYDHERDGRPTELGGCNAMVRNLKHDTFLFIRYIRRRLTVMIDIDGQHEWRDCLDLPGVRLPQGYYFGATAITGDLSVGQTEEGMSGVAIFFTVLFSMLGCIFLIVIGLVVYSHWNESRRKRFY, encoded by the exons ATGGCTGCCGTCAGCAGCAACCATCATTACAGGGAGTCCAAAACACCATTCAGACGGAAAATAATGCCTTTTAAATCATACTGGTCTTTCGCGTTTCTTATTCTTACTGCAAGTAAGTTTTGTTTTGCCGACGATGATCATGAAATGGAGGAGTTTTTGAAGCGGGAGTATTCCCTTTCCAAGCCTTACCAAG GTGTGGGATCCTTAGGCTCCTCCCACTGGGAGTTGATGGGGGATGCCATGGTAACCACCGACCAGGTGCGCCTCACACCCGACATGCAGAGCAGGCAGGGGGCAGTATGGAGCCGCATT cCTTGCCATCTGAAGGACTGGGAGATGCAGGTGCACTTTAAGATTCACGGGCAAGGGAAGAAGAACCTGAACGGTGATGGGTTGGCCATTTGGTACACTAAGGAACGTATGCAGAAAG GTCCTGTATTTGGAAATATGGACAACTTCACTGGCTTGGGTGTGTTTGTGGACACGTATCCCAATGAGGAGAAACACCTAGAG GCGCAGAAGAAAAGATATACTCCTCGCGCACAG AGGATCTTCCCGGTCGTCCTGGCCATGGTTGGGAACGGCAGCATCAGCTACGACCACGAGCGGGACGGTCGGCCCACAGAGCTGGGCGGCTGCAACGCCATGGTGCGCAACCTCAAACATGACACCTTCCTCTTCATCCGATACATCCGCCGTAGGCTCACG GTGATGATCGACATCGACGGGCAACATGAGTGGAGGGACTGCCTGGACTTACCCGGGGTGCGACTTCCCCAAGGCTATTACTTTGGAGCTACAGCCATCACTGGAGACCTCTCAG TGGGTCAGACTGAAGAAGGGATGAGTGGAGTAGCTATTTTCTTCACCGTGCTCTTCTCCATGCTGGGTTGTATCTTCCTCATCGTCATTGGCCTGGTGGTCTACAGCCACTGGAACGAGAGCCGTCGCAAGCGGTTCTactga
- the lman2la gene encoding lectin, mannose-binding 2-like a isoform X1, which yields MAAVSSNHHYRESKTPFRRKIMPFKSYWSFAFLILTASKFCFADDDHEMEEFLKREYSLSKPYQGVGSLGSSHWELMGDAMVTTDQVRLTPDMQSRQGAVWSRIPCHLKDWEMQVHFKIHGQGKKNLNGDGLAIWYTKERMQKGPVFGNMDNFTGLGVFVDTYPNEEKHLEAQKKRYTPRAQRIFPVVLAMVGNGSISYDHERDGRPTELGGCNAMVRNLKHDTFLFIRYIRRRLTVMIDIDGQHEWRDCLDLPGVRLPQGYYFGATAITGDLSDNHDIISLKLYQLTVLRSKKEEEEEEEEITIPSVDNIELLRLGQTEEGMSGVAIFFTVLFSMLGCIFLIVIGLVVYSHWNESRRKRFY from the exons ATGGCTGCCGTCAGCAGCAACCATCATTACAGGGAGTCCAAAACACCATTCAGACGGAAAATAATGCCTTTTAAATCATACTGGTCTTTCGCGTTTCTTATTCTTACTGCAAGTAAGTTTTGTTTTGCCGACGATGATCATGAAATGGAGGAGTTTTTGAAGCGGGAGTATTCCCTTTCCAAGCCTTACCAAG GTGTGGGATCCTTAGGCTCCTCCCACTGGGAGTTGATGGGGGATGCCATGGTAACCACCGACCAGGTGCGCCTCACACCCGACATGCAGAGCAGGCAGGGGGCAGTATGGAGCCGCATT cCTTGCCATCTGAAGGACTGGGAGATGCAGGTGCACTTTAAGATTCACGGGCAAGGGAAGAAGAACCTGAACGGTGATGGGTTGGCCATTTGGTACACTAAGGAACGTATGCAGAAAG GTCCTGTATTTGGAAATATGGACAACTTCACTGGCTTGGGTGTGTTTGTGGACACGTATCCCAATGAGGAGAAACACCTAGAG GCGCAGAAGAAAAGATATACTCCTCGCGCACAG AGGATCTTCCCGGTCGTCCTGGCCATGGTTGGGAACGGCAGCATCAGCTACGACCACGAGCGGGACGGTCGGCCCACAGAGCTGGGCGGCTGCAACGCCATGGTGCGCAACCTCAAACATGACACCTTCCTCTTCATCCGATACATCCGCCGTAGGCTCACG GTGATGATCGACATCGACGGGCAACATGAGTGGAGGGACTGCCTGGACTTACCCGGGGTGCGACTTCCCCAAGGCTATTACTTTGGAGCTACAGCCATCACTGGAGACCTCTCAG ATAACCATGATATCATTTCCTTGAAACTCTACCAACTGACGGTGTTGCGGAGtaaaaaggaagaggaagaggaggaggaggagataacCATACCCAGTGTAGATAACATTGAACTACTCAGAT TGGGTCAGACTGAAGAAGGGATGAGTGGAGTAGCTATTTTCTTCACCGTGCTCTTCTCCATGCTGGGTTGTATCTTCCTCATCGTCATTGGCCTGGTGGTCTACAGCCACTGGAACGAGAGCCGTCGCAAGCGGTTCTactga